One Eurosta solidaginis isolate ZX-2024a chromosome 1, ASM4086904v1, whole genome shotgun sequence genomic window, atttacaGGTTTTTTAAATCATGGAAAATTTCTACcgtgcaaaatggtatttatggTACTGCCAATTTTGAAATTAAGCTTGTTGGGAATGCGGCAGTTAGCACGTCCTTTTGGCAACTACGTACAAATACAAGCAAAAAGAAactatttttttcgaaattatatttgCATTCCACCAGCTCAGTGTAAGTAAGAAAGTTACTGGAATAAAAGATCTTTACTGATGACCTTGCATATGTATATGAGGTATCTTTGTAATAAAGTTTATCACTGGTGTGACGTCACAGTCAAAATGTTACTACTGAATTTGAGACGGCCTGTCAAAGTGGAACCACTTAATGAAGCCAAGGCTATTGAATTGGGCGCTGAAATATTGGGTGACTTTATTGTATTTCTAATAGCAGCCACAGCGGTTGTAATCGAAACGACAAGGTTTGTATGCCTGCAATTTTCAAAGTAAAAACCTTATCACTAATCTTCATTCAATTCCTAAGACAATCAAAAAACAGAAATTTTAGAGAAGGTGTTAATGTTCATCACAAGGATTTAGTCGAAGCGATAAGAGTATTGGAGTTTCGGCAAGAGAGACAGAAGGCTTATATTCAAAAGATTACACGCGCCTTGGGGGAATTGGGTTTGTAGATGTTTtggcataaataaaaaaaatttgaagtactTGAGCTTTTTATCTGCTTTTAGGCCAACCAATCAAGTTAGAGAaagttatcaaaagaaaggattTTCAGGAGAAGCATGATAAACTGTTTAAGCACAAGCTTTAGAAAAATATACGTATCCGGCGTCTTCAAATGTGAtgcaaagcaatttttttttttaatagtagtAACTCATAGGCAGTTGGTATCAAAAGGCGGAAATGCGAGGAAAttaagctgctagccaccaggtaCATCGCCCGTAAATTTTACCACAAAATTCGACAACAGACGGAAAGTTTTAGGCCCGGAGCCGGtgcccagagagtacttagattatggagggaacacttctctgcctTCATAAATGGAGAGAGCGACGTACTGCCTAGTGTTAATAACCGCGAGCCCACAATGGACGATGATGAATTAGTGTCCCTCCATCCGATTATAACGAAGTAAGAGTTGTATTAAccggatactgcaaactgcgccaactatcgcgaaaTCAGCCTTTTTAGTACGGGgacatcacggaagcagtcgcggtgcatagaccactcacatcaattaaaagagacattctcacctatcttaggaaGATAGCAATCCGTGTTTGGTACTCTAAggacacctgtagaatcaccaaactaatctggccagagtacaaccagaaaagaaccgatgatctacaaaataggtctaggaaggcaatatacagaatcacggccactattacaaGGCACTGGCCATTTGGCCCGCACGcgagtagaatgggtatcccctacaatgagaggtgtaggagctgtagacaggagggtgccgaggaataggttactcacttcctctgcgagtgcccagccctcgcaAATTTTCGGTCTCGAACTCTAGGCAACTATGTGTTTCCAGACTTAatggcggtgtcaaactgccgcatcaaggacatcagtaggtttattgttttaaccaagtggtttaaGTTAAAcaatacgcagggtacatcagccaAAGTATAATTGGTTCCaagagaaagtgcatcaaaatggcgcctagagcgctacttgggcccggctctatagccgggcagcacagcaaccaaccagccAAGGTCCTGGGCCTCATAGCAAAACAAATTGCTAGTGTATTTgtactatgttaaacgatggcaacatatcaGCTGACCGTTACTTTCGCCTACCtctttgacataaagtaagaaacgtaaaggccgaacgaaaatgatagagaataccattgctagatcGTTTGGAGGctaatcgttcgtctgagctatcgttcgcaatacagaatgaagcccctgtcaagcgtattgtgcgaaagattgaagcccgctGTGAGTCGGCTGCTTGAACCTTATCAGAGCGGCTTCAGACCTGTTCATCTGATCagaatctaccatcgaccaggcTTTCACcgtgcgccaaatcttggaaaatccCCGCAAAAATAGAagtgacacacatcacctcttagTTTCCCGGAAAACttttacggctgtgcaaaataatgCTGTTCAGTCAGAATAGTGAGGGAATTAtgtgagccgttcgaaactaaacgagctttcagacagggtgacctagggcgatttctttaacttgatgCTGTAAAATAATACAAGCTGCAGAGCTTAACTGCTCTGGAACAAAATTTTGTAAGAGAGTACAGTTACTGGCATTTGCTGACAACGTCGTTATCATGGAACTGAACACCCGCACCGTAAGTTCTGCTTGCTCCGGAAAAGATGGGGAgtaaggacaaaacgaagtaccagcTGGCACAGCAAAACTTCATCGCTTAtgggccttggcaaccacgctacttttcgcatccataatttcgaaatagcagaagacttcgtttatttggaaaccaacaTTAACACAAGCAACACCATCAGATTTTGTCAATaattgctactttggactgagtaggcaattgaaaattaaagccCTTTCTTCACAAACGAAGATCATGATCTAcatgtcacttatcgtacccgtcctgctatgtggtgcagaagcatggagcatgacaacaacagatgaagcggctctgggactgttcgagagaaaagttattcgaaagaACTCTAAGCGTTGGCGACGGGTCCCGAAAAAGACTTAATAATGAGTTTTGTGCAGACACAACTAGCACAGctaattaaaacacagcggctacgctggctaggccatgttgtgcgaatgaaacATTATGTTTCGGCTAAAAACGTATAGGCGgctttggaagcagtggaagaggGCGGCCTGCACTCTGCCGGAATGACCAGGAGGAAACATTCAAAGTTCCCTTGGTTTTACCAATTAGCGCGAGTTACCGCAGCTGAGGACTGgtccgccttgttggacggccataaccgcttaaacAGTTAAGCGCCTCTTAAATAAAGTAAGTTGATATCTGCCTGGATATAACCCCAAGCCCCTTTGATATCACAATCTTCATAATTTAAGCCAAGCACGGTTTTcgttgtatatatttttgttagaAAGCTTCTCAATATCTTCCACAGTGCATCGATGTAATCAAATCCCTCATCTCATTACGAATACCATCACGCTCTCCACTCGTTTAGAAATATGATGATCTGACCAGCCTTAAGCTCATATCAAAGCTGTCAGTATAGTTGCGTTGATTACTTCAGTTGGATGCTGATTTTTGccaaattttacttttgttgATAAACAAGCGTTGAACTGTTTAGACTAAACAAAATAACAAACGCGTCAGTCTTGTTAATAAATCGTGTTATTTTCTTGTTGTCTCCTTTCTGGGACtgggaatatttatttttttcttaagtcgtattaaaagaaaagaaaaaatggaGGGAATATCATATAATGCAGTTTTTATTTTGTGTGTCATTGCAATAATTCAATTAAGTCACGCACAAATCTCATATCCGGAACGGTTTCAAGTTGACAAAGAGAAATCCAATTTGGTGGTGAGTATGCGAGAGAATCTATGATAAGTGATTATGATTGTAGTTATGCGGATAATTGCAATGAAAGCATCGCATTTAATGTGGATTCTGCTTTTCTAAAGGAAAAGCAAAGGGAAAAAACGAATTTCTAGTGAACTTAATTGAGAtgaaaaatttaacgaaattaattaaaatgtGGCTGATGGTGATTTCACcgatacatacataaacataggCGGGTTAGTCCAGTTGTTTTtgtactcatttttatttatacgaGCGGTGCGTTTATAGTAGAGCTTTAAAGTTTCAGCAGCTGATGCTTGTGATGATAGTTTATTGGCTTTTAtcagaaacaaaaaaatatgaaattttttttggcgGTTATGGCTCGATATTGTCATCTTGAATCAGATGTAACACAATCATTTTTTAGAGCAATTGAAGTCACATCATATCAAGTCATATGATATGATAAAACTATACCAAATGCAAATCAATCACATCAAATTACGTCATGTCATACCTTATAATATGAAAAATCACTGCACATGAAGTGTTTAATATGACAACTTAAATAAAACGCTTTATTGATTAGAGCAAATTAAATAGCTTCGTATCAAATTATGTAAATTTAAGCATATCACGTGTTGTCATAAAAAAACCACCTCGAAAATATCGGTTCTTTTATTTatctctcatgtatcacctaaggatttcaggccaatcagtctctcgtcgtttcttaagacgtttgagcggttgattgacctgtacctacgggaaaggattccTCGGGGTTACTGTCAGCTCCACAGCGTgcctactgcaagggcagatcgacggaaacggctctccattcgattgtaaagcaaataaagGGGTCCCTATATAATAAAGAatttgctctgggtgcctttctagacaacgagggggcttttaacaatatcttaccgggggcaatcatAAGAGATCTGGTaagtttaggagtcgaggcggttctggttgaatttattagcaagcttctatgcagcagaattgtcgcagcggagtgggagGAGCCATAATTGAGAGGAAGGTGTACAGGGGCACTCCAAAGGGGgatgtcctatctcctctgctatgggttgtggtagtcaacgagcttcttgtggagctggaagccaatggctgtcgggtggttgcctatgcagatgacctcgctatcctagtcagaggcaaatttctgggcaccctgcgtgATGTTCCGCAGGACTACCTGGATACTGTTGCTATGTGGGCTgcatcatgtggattggcggtcaatccggcaaaaacggaattggtgctttttacaaggagatataagatgtccgacttcagaactccctcCATTGGAGGGgtgccgttggtactttctgatagggttaaatatttggggattgttttggacaagaaagtgtcctggagacccaatgtggaagatagggccaggaaggccgcgattgccttgtactgctacaggggggctatcggaaataGATGCGGACTCTCGCCAGAAgcagtacactggctttatgagatggtggtcaaaccgattctgctctatggggtgcgggtctggtggaaagcactggacactgcgagcacctccaaaatgttagtgtcactgatcggtatcagtggcgctctcagaacaacacttaccttggcactgaacgtcatgctgaacatatatccagtagatattgtgggaaaggcggccgcggcccggtcgttagtcaggcttcgtgatataggctatgggctttctaatagccttcttaccagtttcgactttatcccggacaggacggactattttATGCCGAGAACTGCTCCCACCGCACAAGCTTcgccccagtcattccaccgagagaggagtggggaagaggaattatctgggcaTGGGGttggttaacttgttcacggatgggtcgaagttggacggaaaggttggtgggggggctCTTTTGTCAAGAggtaaatgtaagccgcaagtttaaaatggctgatcactgcagcgtattccaagcggaagttgctgcgattaaggatgcggtggatgaaatgctatccagtgctactacagtTAGAGAATTtagcatctactctgatagccaagcggctatcaaggccttgagcccaactacagtgcgatcgagggttgtCCGGGAGTGCCttacctcgcttgcgattgcatcgaattattttacaattaagattatctcggtcccgggccatagtgatatcccgggtaactgtcaagcgcaTCTCTTAGTCCGCAtcagtacaactgaaccggatgaagatggttgtagggatttcgggattccgctggccacctgtggattgctcctccatagctgggcctcgagtcggCTAAGCAAACGTTGGGGGACACCacatcttgcagggtagcaagatctctctggccgaaagtggatggcaggtcttctgctgaaataatttggttcactaaggctcacctatgaatggtcattggggttctgacagggcactgtcccatgggtatccatgcggtacgtctcaatatactggaaactccatcctgctgcagctgtatcgAGGATGATGTGGTGGAATCACcacatcactttatgcttgattgcacaGCTTTtcccagaattaggcgaaagtacttcggtcgcgacacatttggatctcccgaggatttatctaaagttgagatcggtatcattcggagctttatggttgctacccaacgattctctaagtagctatatctacgttaccgttattttattgcatgtggtatcacaacagaccttcgtgttgtccaagtgagctccccTTAATATGGCAGCTACCacctagcctaacctaacctaacttttaTTTAGCTAACAAAAATGCATGAACAAGAAATTACTTagaaattgataaaatttttaaaactataataACATAAACCCCAGAATCTCAAAGCTTATAGACTGGACTGGAAAGCTGTAGAAACAAGACACCCATTCAATCTCCGCATAGTCTGGATCGAGCAAAGTCTTtagaaaaattagttttgatGGCCCACAAAGTCGCATGGCCAATCTAGAGGACTAGAAATACCTCTTCTCAATGGTAAGAAAAAAATCTAAGGGATCTTATGTCAAAGTTTAACATCTAGAGTGCTATAATGACTGCGCCCATTGCGCGATTTGCAATCAGGAGATGTATTAAAACGGAGCCTTTGCGATACCAAGCCGGCTCGAGAACAAACGATGGCCTTACCAAAACAAGGGctctgctcaaaattttttaacGACGATAAGGCTGAGGAGAGATGGACCATGGCATCGCAAACTAGAAAACAAGAAAACGTAGAAGCAATGATTGAATCTGGATGGCGAGGAAAGCGTAAAGTCAATGAGCTCGGTGCAAGACAGGGACGACAGTATTAACAACTGTCTAGCGGGGAGCGGTAGCAGGTTGAGGCAGTTCTCTGACAAAACTTTGCTGCAAGCAATGCTCAATTTCGCAACTTTGTTTGCAACCGACTTGAAGAGGAAGATGCCCCGGATGTGGAGAAGGGACGGCGATTGGCTAACGGTGAAAAGCCCGCTTTTAGAGAAGAAAGTGGGAGAAGAAACGTCACAGTCCAAGGGTCGTGACGTAAACTAGCCACAATGATAAGACTTACACCACTAAATCTAAACAGCTGAGAGGAGGAACTCGCAGTACCCCGAAAGCAAAGAAGAGGTGGGGAGAAATGGATGACGAGTTTCATCTCTTCTTGGCATACTAACATTACTCCAGCTTACTCGGTGATCTTAAAGGGAGCTAAGTTTGCTACTGCAGCGGTCCTTGACAGTGGCGCTAATAGATGTCAGCAATGCCTATAGGCAGACGGATACCGAAATGATGTGGGACGAACCAAAAACACGCCCATCATTCTTCGATCCAGCGGGATGGTACATTGTCGTTAAGTTGATAAGGTGCAAAAAAAACTCCAACTTCAAAATGGTTAAAAGCTGGTGAGCTGATGTGAGCTACGCAAGTGAGCTGATGGACAGAATGCTGATTGCTCGATGGCTCTATAGTGCAGTGCGATGCTCGGAAGATCTATAATCTCGCAGACATCCGTTGTAACCTTTTCGATAGCTTCACAGGTGGTGGATGGCAGCAAAACTgtgaaataagatttttaattgAATGATATGCCTCTAATCTGACAAAAACAAGTTCCGTAGGGGTCCTTATACATTTCTCCATCTACACATTTTCACATAGAGTTGATGTTAGTTAGCTCTATGAAGAGGTGTATCTTCCAACGAAATCCTTGACAATTAAGCGCCAAGTAATGACGATAATAGTATTCAATCAAAacctaataaaatttaatatataaatagGTCATACCATATTATGGTAGATCACATcacatggttgttgttgttgttgttgttgtagcgattaggttactccccgaaggctttggggagtgttatcgatgtgatggtcctttgtcggatacagatccgatacgctccggtaacacagcaccattaaggtgctggcccgaccatctcgggaacgatttatatggccacattaaaccttcaggccatccctccctccccacccccaagttccatgaggagcttggggtcgccagagcctcgtctgttagtgaaacgggattcgccgctcgaaggtgaggttgacaattgggttggagaagctatatattgcgctacacaaccccttgaatcccacattACATAGTTCATCATATCATATGCATCAACTGAATTCTAGACACGAACAACGTTATAAACGCCAATCATCACTGTTCACAAGAGCAAATAAAGCCATTTGTATGAAACGCAATCATGTGAAAAACATATACAATTCAATTAAATCAAATCATATCATGCTATATC contains:
- the LOC137243231 gene encoding optic atrophy 3 protein homolog, with amino-acid sequence MVFMVLPILKLSLLGMRQLARPFGNYVQIQAKRNYFFRNYICIPPAQFYHWCDVTVKMLLLNLRRPVKVEPLNEAKAIELGAEILGDFIVFLIAATAVVIETTRQSKNRNFREGVNVHHKDLVEAIRVLEFRQERQKAYIQKITRALGELGQPIKLEKVIKRKDFQEKHDKLFKHKL